CGAGGAACCCCGACTACCGGATCGAGAGCGCGTTCGGCGACGCCCACGACCACTCACTGTGCCCATCTCACCCCGCGGTCCAGGACTACTTCGCCGCGGTCGTCGGATCGATCCGTGACCGTGGCGTCGACGAGGTTCAGCTCGAATCGATCGGCTTCCCAGGCGCGTTTCACGACCACGGATCGCAGTACGGCCACGACAAGCGCCAGACGGTGACGAGCGACGCCGAGGCGGTACTCCTCTCGCAGTGTTTCTGCGACGGCTGTCGATCGGCGGCCGCGTCACACCGGGTCGACCTCGAACGAGCACGAGCGCGCGTCCAGGACCTCATTCGCCCCTCGCTCGCCGACCCGAACGCCTCGCTGGCACCTATCGAGGACCTTCGCGAGCGGGAACCGCTCGTGGACGACCTGTTCGAGTTTCGGGCGACCGTGATCGAAGCGTTACTCGAGCGACTTGCCGCGGCGTCCGGATCGACGCCGCTCAACTACTACGCGATGGAGGCCTACGGCCAGGCGCCGTCGACGCTCCCCGCGGCGGGCGTCGAACCGGAGCGCCTCGAAGCCCACATCGATAGGGTGACGGCGCTGTGTTACGTCGCCGAGGCTGAAACGGCCCGTGAGCACATCGTGGGGCTCGAGCGCGTCGTCGACTGTCCGATCGACGCCGGCATCACGCTCGATCCAGCCGTCGTCGACGGGCCCGAACAGGTGACCGATCTCGTAGAGGGGATCAGGTCAGCGACCGACGGCCGACTCTCGATCTATCACCACTCCCTGCTGACGGAGGCGCACCTCGAGTGGATCGGAAACGCGCTCGCGTAGGGGGACGCGTTCGTCGCCGTCCAGGACCTCGACCGCTCACTCGGCTCCGTCCAGGACCTCGACTTCGACCTCGACCTCGAGCGACCGGAACGTTTTCGTCACCCACCGGCCGTACTGTAGCCATGTCCAGACGACTGCTGGTGATCGGCGCTCACCCCGACGACCCCGACATTCGCGCCGGCGGGCTGGCCTGTTCGTGGGCGGACGCCGGCCACGATGTCCGGTTCGTCTCGATGACCGACGGCCGCAGCGGCCACCACGAACAGGGTGGGAACGAACTCGCCGAGCGACGTCGACGAGAGGCCGCTGCGGCTGCCGTCACCGCCGGAATCGAGTACCATGTCCTCGAGAACCCGGATGGCCGGCTCGAGCCGACCCTCGAGAACCGCGAGACGGTCATCGAGTTGATCCGCGAATACGACCCCGACCTCGTGTTGACCCACCGGACGAACGACTATCACCCAGATCACCGGTACACCTCCCAACTGGTCCGGGATGCGGCCTACATGGTCACCGTTCCGAACGTCTGTCCGGAGACGCCAGCGCTCCATGACAACCCCGTGTTTGCGTACCTACTCGACACGTTCGAGCGGCCGTACCCGTTTACGCCGGACGTGATCGTCCCGATTGACGACGAACACGTCGAGTGCAAGTACGACGCGCTCGACTGCCACGAGTCCCAGATGTACGAGTGGTTGCCGTACAACAAGGGCGAACTCGAGGCCGTTCCCGACGACCCCGACGACCGTCGCGAGTGGCTCGAGACGGACCCGATTCCGGGACTCGCTGAGATGCGCGCGACGGCTGATCGGTTCCGAGACGATCTGATCGAACAGTGCGGGCCCGAACGCGGCCGGCAGGTCGAGTACGCCGAGGCATTCGAGGTGTCGGAGTACGGTGGGAATCTCACGTCGGCTCTCGCCTCGGATCTCGTGTCTCCCTGATTTCGGCGTCGCGAAGGAGTCGTGCTGATGCGCCGTGGACGTCTGCGAGCGGTCAGCCGTGGCGCTCGAGCAGCGCCGCCGCGTGCTCGCCCCGACCCGTCCGTCGAAGGTGCTCGGCGTAGTCCTCGAGTGCGTCCCACGTATAGTACGGTCCCTTGCCGCGGAGGACCTGCCACATCGGATCGGTGACGGCGTTTTCGGCGCCGGGGTTGCCGCCCCGCTCGCCGCGAGCGGCCTCGAGCAGGCGGTCGTCGATCCACTCCTGGAGCGTACTCAATCCGTCGCGGACGACGTCGGGATGCTCGTCGGCGAGATTCGTCGTCTCGTGCGGGTCGTGGGCCAGGTCGAACAGCATAAGATCATCGAGGTCGCTCTTGAGCGCGTCGTGGTAGGTCTTGATCAACAGCCAGTCGTCCCAGCGAACGGCCCGCTGACAGGCCCAGGTTCCCTGGCTGAGAACGAGGCGTTCGCGGCCACTTCCATCGTCCATTCCGCCGCCGGTGACCGATCCGGCGAACGACCGCCCGTCCCAGCCCTCGGGTACGTCACCGCCGACGATGTCGACGAGCGTCGGTGGGAAGTCGAGCTGGTACCGAAACTCGTCGTCGACGCCAGGCTCGACATCGGGGCCGCGGACGATCAGCGGCACGTTACAGGTCGGCTCGTCGGCCGTCTGGTGGTCGCCGTAGACGTTGAGTTCGCCCAGGTTCTCCCCGTGGTCGGCGCTCACGACGACGAGCGTGTCCTCGAAGACGCCGGCGTCGCGCAGGAAGTCGAACAGCTTCCCGACGTGGTGATCCATGTAGTGGACGCCCACGTCGTAGCCGTCGACCATGGTCTCGAAGTCCTCGCGTGAGGCGACGTCCGGGGGCATCCTGGGCGCGTCTCGCTTGTCGCCCCAGCTACACAGGTCCTGTGCGCTCTGGGCGCCGGTGCCCTGGTAGTGGCGCTCGATCACGTTCTCGGGCGGCCAGTCCGGGGCGGGGTCGTCCGCGAACGGATGGCCGTACTCGAGTGGCGTCGTGTACTCGGTGTGGGGGTCCCAGAAGTTGACGTGGAGGTACCAGTCGTCCTCGGCGGCGTGCTCGGCGAGCCAGTCGCGGGCGTATGGGTAGACTTCGTCGGCCCGCTCCGAACCGTTGCCGCCCGTGTCGTAGAGTTCGTCGAACCCCTCGACGACCTGCCAGGCGTCGTGGCGGGCGGGAAACGGGCTGATCATCGCCGTGTCCAGTCCCTGCTCGCCGAGAATCGAGGCGAGCGTTCGGAAGCGTCGCGGATAGCGTTCGCCGCGTGCGGGACCGTGCCGGCGTGGATCGGCGTTTAACCCGCCGTGATTGATCACGCCGGTGTGAATGCCGAATCGGCCGGTGTAGAACGCCGTTCTCGAGGGGAGACACGGTGCGTCGGACGCGTAGACGTTCGTGAACCGGCGCCCGTCGGCGGCGAGTTCGTCGATGTTCGGTGACGTCTTCCGGTGGTAGCCGTAACACCCGAGGTGGTCGGGTCGCAGCGAATCGACGTCGATGTACAGTATCCGCATGGGGAGAAATTCTCGTCCAGGAGAATAGGTGTTGTCGTCTGTGTTCGGATTGTCGTCCCCACGATAGCCATCTCGAGATCCCGACGAACGGTACCGTCCTCGAGACGGCGCCTACTCGCCCCCGGAACCGACGTGTGCGGCGATTCGCTCGATGACGTACTCTGCCTGGTCGTCCGGGAGACACCGCGGGTTGATCGTGAACTGGGACTGGTGGACGTCGTCGGCGCCGACGAAGATTCGTGGGTTCTCCGCCCGAAGCCCCCCGACCAGCGACACGGTGTCGACCGGCGACCGCTCCTCGTCGACCGTCACGACGACGCTCGTGACGGCGTCGGTCTTCCCGGCGTTGGCAAGAACGGCGTCGAGACAGTCGATCCCCTCGAGTTGGCCGGTGATCCGTTCGGCGCGGTCGTGCCATTCGTCGAGTACCGCCTGGTCGTCCTGGTCGATGAACGCGTCCAGGGCGGCGATCAGTCCGGCCAGTTCCTCTTTGCCGACCTTCATCGATCGGCCGATCCCCTGTCGGGGGACGCCAGGGAGGTCGTCGACGTCGACGAGGCTCTCGGGCGGGTCGTACACGGGCTCCGAGGCGTGCATGTCGAGGTGCTGGCGGGCGACGGATGTGATCAGGTCCTCGCGGCCGGCGAGGATGCCCGACGACTGCGGCCCGCGGATCGCCTTCCCGCCGCTGAAAGCGACGAGGTCGGCGCCCTGTTCGACGAATTTCGAGAGGTTCTCGGTTGGCGGTAACTCGGCCGCTGCGTCGACGATGACTGGCACGTCGTGGTCGTGGGCGATCTCGACGACCGTCTCTAGCGGCGGTCGCGTATAGGGTTTCTCCATGTAGGCCACCGCGACCGTCTCGTCGGTGATCGCCGCCTCGATCTCCCACGGCTCGGTGTTTTCAGAGCCAGTTCCGAGGGTGTAGTCGTTCGCCCCCACGTCGACGATCTCGGCGCCGGCGACGCGTAGGGCGTGATCGTAGCCGTTTCGATGGGTCCGGGGCATCACGATCTCGCTCGGTACGCCCTCGGTGTCGGGCAACTGCGCCATGACCTCGAGGTCGTCGCCGGCGATGCACGCGGCCGCCGCCAGCGTGAGCGCGGAACTCGCGCCGTTGGTGACGTAGCCGGCGTCAGCCCCGGTCGCCTCCGCGATACGCTCGGAGGCGGCCGCCTGCAGGTCAGAGAGGCGGACGAACGCCTCCGCTGCGCGGTTCATCGCTTCGAGGGCTTCCTCCCGGATGAGCGTGCCGCCGATTCGCGTCTTGGTTCCGGTCGCGTTGACCACCGGCGGGACGCCGAGGTCGTCGTAGATCGTATTCCCTTCGAGCGTCATCGGGCGATCACCCGGTTCTCGAGGACGCCGACGCCCTCGAACTCGACCTCGACGACGTCGCCCTCGCTCAGTTCGTCTGGTCCGAAGGGCGTCCCGGTCGCGATCACGTCGCCTGGCTCGAGGGTGATGAGTTCGGAGATGTCTGAGACTAACTCCGGCACCGTGAAGATGAGGTGTTCACGCGTGCTCTCCTGTTTCGTCTCGCCGTTCAGGCGCAACTCGAGGGTGGCGTCGTCGGGCACTTCGTCCGGTGTGGCCACCACGGGCCCCATCGGGAGCGAGGCGTCGAAGGCCTTCCCGCGAACCCAGTTGCGCTCCTCGGCCTGGTCGTCCCGGTTCGAGACGTCGTTGAGGCAGGTGAAGCCCTCGACGACGTCCATCGCCTCCTCGACTGAGACGTCGCGACACTGCTCGGCGATGACGACACCGAACTCGGCCTCGAACTCGACGCTCTCGCGTCCAGGAGGGAGTTCGATGGCGTCGCCGTGGGCAACGACGCAGTTGGGCGTCTTCAGGAAGAGTTCCGGGCGTTCCGGTCGGTCGTCGAAGCCGGACTCCCGGCGATGGTCCATGTACCCGCCAGCCTGGCAGATAATCTTCGTCGGTTCCGACGGCGGGAGGACGTCCACCTCGCCGGGGTCGTAGGTCTTGCCGTCGGCGACGATGCCGTCGTCGGTCCACTCGCCGCGTCGCGCGTAGCCAGTCTGGTCGCTGAATCGTACCGTTCGCATTGTTACTCGAGCATTCCCGCGGACCACCAACGTTCTTTCGATCCCGCCAGTAATCGGCCGGTCGAACCAGTACTCAGGCCCGAATCGCGCCGCCGGGGCGGGCGCCGGTGTCCTCGCCCTCGCGAACGATCGGCGTCCCGTCGACCACGACGTGCTCGATCCCGAGCGGGTACTGCTCCGGATCGTCGAACGTCGCGCGGTCGTCGA
This region of Natronosalvus halobius genomic DNA includes:
- a CDS encoding PIG-L deacetylase family protein codes for the protein MSRRLLVIGAHPDDPDIRAGGLACSWADAGHDVRFVSMTDGRSGHHEQGGNELAERRRREAAAAAVTAGIEYHVLENPDGRLEPTLENRETVIELIREYDPDLVLTHRTNDYHPDHRYTSQLVRDAAYMVTVPNVCPETPALHDNPVFAYLLDTFERPYPFTPDVIVPIDDEHVECKYDALDCHESQMYEWLPYNKGELEAVPDDPDDRREWLETDPIPGLAEMRATADRFRDDLIEQCGPERGRQVEYAEAFEVSEYGGNLTSALASDLVSP
- a CDS encoding sulfatase, encoding MRILYIDVDSLRPDHLGCYGYHRKTSPNIDELAADGRRFTNVYASDAPCLPSRTAFYTGRFGIHTGVINHGGLNADPRRHGPARGERYPRRFRTLASILGEQGLDTAMISPFPARHDAWQVVEGFDELYDTGGNGSERADEVYPYARDWLAEHAAEDDWYLHVNFWDPHTEYTTPLEYGHPFADDPAPDWPPENVIERHYQGTGAQSAQDLCSWGDKRDAPRMPPDVASREDFETMVDGYDVGVHYMDHHVGKLFDFLRDAGVFEDTLVVVSADHGENLGELNVYGDHQTADEPTCNVPLIVRGPDVEPGVDDEFRYQLDFPPTLVDIVGGDVPEGWDGRSFAGSVTGGGMDDGSGRERLVLSQGTWACQRAVRWDDWLLIKTYHDALKSDLDDLMLFDLAHDPHETTNLADEHPDVVRDGLSTLQEWIDDRLLEAARGERGGNPGAENAVTDPMWQVLRGKGPYYTWDALEDYAEHLRRTGRGEHAAALLERHG
- a CDS encoding aminotransferase class V-fold PLP-dependent enzyme, translating into MTLEGNTIYDDLGVPPVVNATGTKTRIGGTLIREEALEAMNRAAEAFVRLSDLQAAASERIAEATGADAGYVTNGASSALTLAAAACIAGDDLEVMAQLPDTEGVPSEIVMPRTHRNGYDHALRVAGAEIVDVGANDYTLGTGSENTEPWEIEAAITDETVAVAYMEKPYTRPPLETVVEIAHDHDVPVIVDAAAELPPTENLSKFVEQGADLVAFSGGKAIRGPQSSGILAGREDLITSVARQHLDMHASEPVYDPPESLVDVDDLPGVPRQGIGRSMKVGKEELAGLIAALDAFIDQDDQAVLDEWHDRAERITGQLEGIDCLDAVLANAGKTDAVTSVVVTVDEERSPVDTVSLVGGLRAENPRIFVGADDVHQSQFTINPRCLPDDQAEYVIERIAAHVGSGGE
- a CDS encoding fumarylacetoacetate hydrolase family protein → MRTVRFSDQTGYARRGEWTDDGIVADGKTYDPGEVDVLPPSEPTKIICQAGGYMDHRRESGFDDRPERPELFLKTPNCVVAHGDAIELPPGRESVEFEAEFGVVIAEQCRDVSVEEAMDVVEGFTCLNDVSNRDDQAEERNWVRGKAFDASLPMGPVVATPDEVPDDATLELRLNGETKQESTREHLIFTVPELVSDISELITLEPGDVIATGTPFGPDELSEGDVVEVEFEGVGVLENRVIAR